A single genomic interval of Aureliella helgolandensis harbors:
- a CDS encoding metallophosphoesterase family protein, protein MAKESFRFIHASDFHLERPLQDILDLPEQMRKTLVEAPWRAAEAVFEHAVVENIDFVVLSGDILNPATSGSQGPAFLLDQFETLRGKGIQIYWAGGEVDDPDRWPAAVSLPDNVHLFSKHEAETFIFRRHQTPLVNLIGRSSSGGETVRAVEYANEADDNFVVAVGYGQADAESLASEHVDYWALGGRHQGEIVRSDDPVIRYAGSPQARSLKEPGPHGFVLVDVDAQRELQIHTIETDQIRYSVQEIDADDVALGRDLRQLLAKRVARLQSEASGRHVLVKWRVHLDLENASVVGPSAMEDLLGWLRREFGHGQPSCWSTDIEILPPKELPASWKEEDTILGDFLRTSASARKDPAKHINLKPIIDVETPGTNNWQGALSGSSSNSLTATIERSTLLGVDLLRGHKVDLVAPTRRFGGSEK, encoded by the coding sequence ATGGCGAAGGAATCGTTTCGCTTTATACACGCAAGCGACTTTCATCTTGAGCGACCGCTGCAAGACATTTTAGACTTGCCGGAGCAAATGCGAAAAACCTTGGTGGAAGCACCTTGGCGAGCGGCTGAAGCCGTTTTCGAGCATGCGGTGGTCGAAAACATTGATTTCGTCGTGCTCTCAGGCGATATTCTCAATCCCGCCACGAGCGGTTCTCAGGGGCCCGCCTTCCTCCTCGACCAATTCGAAACTTTGCGAGGCAAAGGAATCCAGATTTACTGGGCTGGCGGCGAAGTCGACGATCCCGATCGCTGGCCAGCGGCGGTCAGTCTACCGGACAACGTACACCTCTTTTCGAAACATGAAGCCGAAACCTTTATCTTTCGTCGGCATCAAACCCCACTGGTCAATTTGATTGGGCGCAGCTCCAGCGGCGGCGAAACCGTGCGAGCTGTCGAGTATGCCAATGAGGCGGACGACAACTTTGTAGTCGCGGTGGGGTACGGTCAGGCAGACGCCGAATCGCTGGCATCAGAACATGTGGACTACTGGGCGCTGGGCGGTCGGCATCAAGGTGAGATCGTGCGAAGCGACGATCCCGTCATCCGCTACGCAGGCTCTCCGCAGGCGCGCTCATTAAAGGAGCCAGGCCCGCATGGATTTGTTTTGGTGGATGTTGATGCCCAACGCGAATTGCAGATCCATACGATCGAAACGGACCAAATCCGTTATTCAGTCCAAGAGATCGATGCGGATGACGTTGCCCTTGGCCGCGACTTGCGGCAACTCCTAGCGAAACGCGTTGCCAGATTGCAGAGCGAAGCCTCGGGACGACACGTCTTGGTCAAATGGCGCGTGCATCTCGACTTAGAAAATGCGTCGGTGGTGGGCCCTAGTGCGATGGAAGATTTGTTGGGTTGGCTGCGGCGAGAATTTGGCCATGGGCAACCAAGCTGTTGGTCGACCGATATTGAAATCTTGCCTCCTAAAGAACTCCCAGCTAGCTGGAAAGAAGAAGACACGATCTTGGGAGATTTCTTGCGTACGAGCGCAAGTGCTCGCAAAGACCCTGCTAAGCATATCAATCTCAAACCGATTATTGATGTGGAGACGCCAGGCACAAACAACTGGCAAGGGGCGTTATCAGGAAGTAGTTCGAACTCGCTGACCGCGACTATCGAACGCAGTACTCTATTGGGTGTCGATCTATTGCGTGGTCACAAAGTGGACTTAGTGGCGCCGACTCGCCGCTTCGGAGGGTCCGAAAAATGA
- a CDS encoding efflux RND transporter permease subunit — translation MTNRTFENLSHWSLRHRRSVWLLVGVISIVAGLGFWDPDWPHRLLAQFSATQEQAATDEAEQSSGRVFSDPASNVRPLSLSSADTVLVVESDDFFNEATTSALRHVVDKLEALDQVSSVLWMDRVPMLNIFGLPEPLLPRANGSEQRFASAKAKALTHPLVVGQLLSDDAQTLLMLINLNPYFVLEDADATTVLTATARAAAEEFPGTDLSFRATGRKPTTIAAVSAHESNQLKYQIIGNGMIVLMALILFRGVRAVVIVALAPLMGVFWTMGCIRYLGYFENPLIDVILPILVSLVALTDGVHLMVQIRKLRATGLSPNAAAQRGLSQVGMACLLTSLTTAIGFGSLMLADSKWVQQFGLCSTIGVVFSFLSVITIIPLACSTWLGRGIDAGHSTNLIDRHLGRIGSVITWVLGHRTAISVGGIVTTALLVAMCMTLKPDQRQSDGLPQSAEATQAMLHVDQAFGGLEFANVDIRWDEQTPRDSSAVLEVVIAVDDLLAQDPLIGHPLSIRNLIDFQPGSGPPRERMSLLELLPPPLKRAFFIPEERFTLITFRVQDLGIAAYGPVFERIEKGLAQIQEQHPSFHLELSGGAIWRWHNLYQIVVDLATSLGTASLIILIVLAVVYRSIRIGLISIIPNLFPLAFTGAYLAMMGYNLEIVMVCNFTICLGIAVDDTIHFLTRYQEEQTRLTREHRDTQSPTKINDQAIKNAFTGVGTALIMTTSVLVAGFAVVTFSDSRDHQIFATMGALTIAAALFCDLVFLPALLSYFRPGNASKPFAVKKMH, via the coding sequence ATGACAAATCGGACTTTTGAAAATCTGTCCCATTGGAGCTTACGGCATCGTCGTAGTGTTTGGTTGTTGGTTGGCGTGATCTCAATTGTGGCAGGTCTTGGCTTCTGGGACCCCGACTGGCCGCACCGCCTGCTGGCTCAATTTAGCGCAACACAAGAACAAGCCGCGACCGACGAAGCCGAGCAGTCGAGCGGTCGAGTTTTCTCCGATCCGGCAAGTAACGTTCGACCTTTGAGTCTCAGCAGTGCGGACACCGTGCTGGTCGTCGAATCGGACGATTTCTTCAATGAAGCCACCACCTCCGCATTGCGACACGTGGTGGATAAGCTGGAAGCATTGGATCAGGTGAGCAGCGTTCTATGGATGGACCGCGTGCCGATGCTGAACATCTTTGGACTACCGGAGCCACTCTTGCCCCGCGCCAACGGTTCGGAGCAAAGGTTTGCATCAGCCAAGGCCAAGGCCCTGACTCACCCCTTGGTCGTCGGGCAGTTACTGAGTGACGATGCGCAGACATTGCTGATGCTGATCAACCTGAACCCCTATTTTGTTCTGGAAGACGCTGACGCAACGACCGTTTTGACGGCAACGGCTCGCGCGGCTGCCGAAGAGTTCCCAGGAACCGATCTATCCTTTCGCGCAACCGGTCGCAAACCGACGACGATCGCTGCGGTCAGCGCACACGAGAGCAATCAGCTTAAATACCAAATCATCGGCAACGGCATGATCGTGTTGATGGCCTTGATTCTGTTCCGAGGTGTCCGCGCGGTAGTCATCGTGGCCCTGGCTCCACTCATGGGAGTCTTTTGGACGATGGGCTGCATCCGCTACTTGGGATACTTTGAGAATCCGCTCATTGATGTAATTTTGCCGATCCTGGTCAGCTTGGTGGCTTTGACCGATGGCGTCCACTTGATGGTGCAAATCCGCAAGCTCCGGGCCACGGGTCTGTCCCCCAACGCCGCAGCCCAACGCGGGCTGTCCCAAGTAGGCATGGCTTGCCTTCTAACCTCATTGACCACGGCCATCGGCTTTGGCTCCTTGATGCTTGCCGATTCCAAATGGGTTCAGCAATTCGGACTGTGCAGCACAATTGGAGTGGTGTTTAGCTTTCTCTCGGTCATTACCATTATCCCGCTGGCTTGTTCCACTTGGCTGGGACGCGGCATTGACGCCGGCCACAGTACGAATCTCATCGACCGGCACCTGGGCCGGATTGGTTCAGTAATCACTTGGGTGCTAGGCCATCGGACTGCGATTAGCGTCGGCGGTATCGTGACGACCGCCCTGTTGGTGGCCATGTGCATGACGTTGAAACCCGATCAACGTCAATCGGACGGGTTGCCACAATCCGCTGAAGCAACGCAGGCCATGCTGCATGTAGACCAAGCTTTTGGAGGGCTGGAGTTTGCAAATGTTGACATTCGCTGGGATGAGCAAACTCCCCGCGACTCGTCGGCAGTGCTGGAAGTGGTAATTGCCGTCGATGACCTTCTGGCCCAGGACCCCCTGATCGGACACCCGCTTTCGATTCGCAATCTGATCGACTTTCAACCGGGGAGCGGCCCCCCCAGGGAACGCATGTCGCTGCTAGAGTTGCTTCCGCCTCCCTTGAAACGAGCTTTCTTTATTCCGGAAGAGCGTTTCACCTTAATCACCTTTCGCGTTCAGGATTTGGGGATCGCGGCCTACGGTCCAGTCTTCGAGCGGATCGAGAAGGGCCTTGCCCAGATCCAGGAGCAGCATCCCAGCTTTCACCTAGAGCTGTCGGGTGGAGCCATTTGGCGATGGCATAATCTGTACCAAATCGTGGTCGACCTAGCGACCAGCTTGGGAACCGCCTCATTGATCATTTTGATTGTCCTGGCAGTGGTCTACCGCTCAATTCGAATCGGGCTGATTTCCATCATCCCCAATCTTTTCCCCTTAGCCTTTACCGGAGCCTACTTGGCGATGATGGGCTACAACCTAGAGATCGTGATGGTCTGCAACTTTACGATCTGCCTGGGTATTGCGGTGGACGATACGATCCATTTCTTGACGCGTTACCAAGAAGAGCAGACCCGCTTGACTCGGGAGCATCGCGATACTCAATCCCCCACGAAGATCAACGACCAAGCCATCAAGAATGCTTTTACCGGCGTAGGAACCGCCCTGATCATGACCACGAGTGTTTTGGTGGCAGGATTCGCAGTCGTGACATTTTCCGATTCGCGGGATCACCAGATTTTCGCCACGATGGGGGCCTTGACGATTGCAGCCGCCCTGTTCTGCGACCTCGTTTTCCTTCCAGCCCTGTTGAGTTACTTCCGCCCAGGCAATGCTAGCAAGCCCTTTGCGGTCAAAAAAATGCATTGA
- a CDS encoding redoxin domain-containing protein, with the protein MQPRFTFMTALVAVGATLLAPGIARAASLAFESQSPQGTPVVLKPGGQAVVAVVFLGTECPMARAYASQLSELQSSYAAQGVRILGVMSNIQDDAEKLAKYASELDVQFELVHDADQQIADQYGAQRTPEAFVLDERLMLRYHGRIDDQYAPGIAHSNASRRDLQIAIEEILAGKRVSLAETRAVGCIIGRPKTPLIQDSADQNSSQGTTPDQAPTFTNEVVRVLARNCIECHRQGDIGPFSMERYEDVIGWADTMLETIEDERMPPWHASPEYGEFSNARHMSEEDKETLRQWVALGAPEGKPEDLPPPQQYVDGWLLPRTPDLVLPMREQPYQVPRDGVVEYQYFVVDPQFSEDKWIAAAQVLPGKRSVVHHAIVFVRPPDGADFSGIGWLAAYVPGQRNLPMPAGHARHIPAGSKLVFQMHYTPDGTVREDQTQVGLVFASPESVTHEVYTMIALDQELEIPPGVPSHHVEARSQTLPRNGTLLAVTPHMHYRGKAFRLFAGNTNSEILLDVPQYDFNWQHTYQFSRPISLSDIQQLSFRAEFDNSPSNPFNPDPQQWVHWGDQTWEEMAVSFFEVAEPRSTVSASQPPVSDSETSGNSPTRVAGSGPQSHQQDEQPVQSERQIKIEAYIARVMRAMDANGDGLIRKSEAAIVVRHGGFHRWDRDGNDLVTLEEIRQVAQGLYP; encoded by the coding sequence ATGCAACCCAGGTTCACCTTCATGACGGCGCTCGTCGCAGTCGGGGCAACTCTTTTGGCTCCTGGCATCGCCCGAGCTGCCTCGCTAGCCTTCGAATCCCAATCGCCGCAGGGCACTCCCGTAGTGCTGAAGCCAGGAGGGCAGGCAGTCGTGGCTGTGGTCTTTCTTGGAACCGAGTGCCCGATGGCGCGGGCCTACGCCTCACAACTGTCCGAACTGCAATCATCCTATGCAGCCCAGGGAGTGCGCATCCTGGGAGTGATGAGCAACATTCAAGATGACGCCGAAAAGCTCGCGAAGTACGCTAGCGAATTGGATGTGCAATTCGAACTAGTGCACGACGCAGACCAGCAGATCGCAGATCAATACGGAGCCCAGCGGACTCCGGAGGCATTCGTCTTGGATGAACGATTGATGTTGCGTTATCACGGTCGCATTGACGATCAGTATGCGCCAGGCATTGCCCACTCCAACGCCTCCCGCAGAGACCTGCAGATTGCCATTGAGGAAATCCTGGCCGGCAAGCGAGTGTCCCTGGCTGAGACGCGTGCAGTGGGTTGCATCATTGGTCGTCCTAAGACTCCGCTAATTCAGGACTCCGCCGACCAGAATTCCTCGCAAGGCACGACACCGGACCAAGCCCCAACCTTTACCAATGAGGTGGTGCGCGTCTTGGCCAGAAATTGCATCGAATGCCATCGTCAGGGGGATATCGGCCCGTTTTCAATGGAGCGTTACGAAGACGTGATTGGCTGGGCTGACACGATGCTAGAAACGATTGAAGACGAGCGGATGCCACCTTGGCATGCATCACCCGAATATGGCGAGTTTTCGAACGCCCGTCACATGTCTGAAGAAGACAAAGAAACGTTGCGTCAATGGGTTGCACTAGGTGCACCTGAAGGGAAGCCGGAAGACCTGCCGCCGCCGCAGCAGTATGTCGATGGTTGGTTGCTACCGCGGACTCCTGACTTGGTCCTCCCCATGCGGGAGCAACCCTACCAAGTGCCGCGAGACGGCGTGGTGGAGTACCAGTACTTTGTGGTCGATCCTCAATTCTCTGAGGACAAGTGGATTGCTGCTGCCCAGGTCTTGCCCGGGAAGCGATCGGTGGTACACCATGCCATCGTGTTTGTCAGGCCGCCTGATGGCGCCGATTTCAGTGGTATAGGTTGGCTCGCAGCCTATGTTCCTGGCCAACGAAACTTGCCGATGCCTGCTGGGCATGCGCGTCACATTCCGGCAGGTTCGAAGCTAGTATTTCAAATGCACTACACGCCTGATGGGACGGTTCGCGAGGATCAGACCCAAGTCGGCTTGGTGTTTGCTTCACCGGAGTCGGTGACTCACGAAGTCTATACGATGATTGCGCTCGACCAAGAGCTGGAGATTCCCCCTGGCGTCCCCAGCCACCATGTAGAAGCGCGCTCGCAAACTCTACCGCGAAACGGCACTCTGCTGGCGGTCACACCCCACATGCACTATCGCGGAAAAGCATTTCGCCTGTTTGCGGGGAACACGAACAGCGAGATCCTGCTAGACGTTCCGCAGTACGACTTCAACTGGCAGCACACCTACCAATTTTCTCGGCCGATCAGCCTGTCTGATATCCAACAACTCAGTTTTCGAGCCGAGTTTGACAATTCGCCGAGCAATCCCTTCAATCCGGATCCGCAACAATGGGTTCACTGGGGCGACCAAACTTGGGAGGAGATGGCAGTCTCGTTTTTTGAAGTTGCTGAACCGCGTAGTACAGTCTCCGCTTCTCAGCCTCCAGTTTCCGATAGCGAAACATCTGGAAATTCCCCAACTCGCGTAGCCGGATCAGGGCCGCAATCCCATCAACAGGATGAGCAGCCAGTCCAGTCGGAGCGGCAAATCAAAATTGAGGCCTATATTGCGCGAGTAATGCGAGCCATGGATGCCAATGGAGATGGACTGATTCGCAAATCGGAAGCGGCCATCGTCGTTCGGCACGGTGGATTCCACCGGTGGGACCGAGACGGAAACGATCTGGTCACCTTGGAAGAAATCCGCCAAGTGGCTCAGGGGCTCTACCCTTAA
- the hemL gene encoding glutamate-1-semialdehyde 2,1-aminomutase, which translates to MFKAPTVPFNQERSQAAFDRACEFMPGGVNSPARAFGAVGGKPLFIERADGPFLFDIDGNQFVDFIGSWGPMIMGHAHPKVVAAIQEAVAKGTSYGAPTERESQLAELITEAVPSIEKLRLVNSGTEATMSAIRLARGATGRDKVIKFSGNYHGHVDSLLVSAGSAAASLGVPDSPGVTKGTSSDTIVLEYNDVAALQSCFAEYGDQLACIILEPVVGNMGCVPPQPGFLQAARELCTKSGAVLIFDEVMTGFRVAWGGAQSLYGITPDLTTLGKIVGGGLPMGVYGGRKDLMDHVMPAGKVYQAGTLSGNPLATAAGVAMMQLLKEESPYAYLEQQAERLAQGLSAAATAAGLPHQVQRVGSMMTLFFSEQPVLSWTQANECHRERYAEYFWGMMRAGIYLPCSQFEALFFSSMHTPELMDHTIDAAHTVLGAMAAN; encoded by the coding sequence GTGTTTAAAGCCCCCACAGTACCATTCAATCAAGAACGATCCCAAGCTGCCTTCGATCGAGCTTGTGAATTCATGCCAGGCGGAGTGAATAGTCCGGCCCGCGCCTTTGGTGCGGTTGGCGGTAAACCACTGTTCATCGAACGCGCCGACGGTCCCTTTCTGTTCGATATCGATGGCAACCAATTCGTCGACTTCATCGGATCGTGGGGCCCCATGATCATGGGCCATGCCCACCCTAAAGTTGTCGCTGCGATTCAAGAGGCAGTCGCCAAGGGCACCAGTTACGGAGCGCCAACGGAACGAGAGAGCCAGCTGGCAGAACTCATTACTGAAGCGGTCCCAAGCATCGAGAAACTCCGCTTGGTCAATAGTGGGACCGAAGCGACGATGAGTGCCATACGATTAGCTCGTGGAGCCACGGGACGCGATAAAGTTATTAAGTTTTCCGGCAACTATCACGGCCATGTTGACAGTTTGTTGGTGTCTGCCGGCAGCGCAGCTGCTAGCCTCGGTGTTCCCGATTCGCCTGGTGTAACCAAGGGAACGAGCAGCGACACCATCGTGCTAGAGTACAACGACGTCGCCGCTCTGCAATCATGCTTTGCTGAATACGGCGATCAGCTTGCTTGCATCATCCTGGAACCGGTCGTGGGAAATATGGGGTGTGTTCCACCCCAACCTGGTTTTTTGCAAGCTGCGCGTGAGCTGTGCACCAAGAGCGGTGCCGTGCTAATTTTTGATGAAGTCATGACGGGCTTCCGAGTTGCCTGGGGTGGAGCACAGTCGCTGTATGGCATCACACCGGATTTGACGACCTTGGGCAAAATCGTGGGTGGCGGCTTGCCGATGGGCGTCTATGGTGGGCGCAAGGATCTGATGGACCACGTGATGCCCGCCGGCAAGGTTTACCAAGCAGGCACGCTGTCGGGTAACCCCTTAGCGACTGCTGCAGGAGTCGCCATGATGCAACTTCTCAAAGAAGAATCGCCCTACGCCTATCTCGAGCAGCAGGCCGAGCGATTGGCGCAGGGGTTATCGGCCGCGGCTACTGCCGCCGGGCTCCCCCATCAAGTCCAAAGGGTAGGAAGCATGATGACGCTCTTCTTCTCTGAGCAACCGGTCCTATCCTGGACACAAGCCAACGAATGTCATCGTGAGCGATATGCGGAGTACTTTTGGGGAATGATGCGGGCCGGCATTTATCTTCCCTGCAGTCAGTTTGAAGCCCTCTTCTTCTCGTCGATGCATACTCCCGAGTTGATGGACCATACTATTGACGCAGCCCATACAGTACTGGGGGCGATGGCTGCGAACTAG
- a CDS encoding aspartate kinase, producing MSLVVQKFGGTSVADPEKILSAARKAIRAQQAGKQVVVVVSAMGHNTDLLIDLAGQINEAPPAREMDMLLSTGEQVSVALMAMAVHSLGYKAVSMTGAQMGIQTDSSFTKARIRNISPERIQKLLNDGNIVIAAGFQGIDDDFNITTLGRGGSDTTAVALAAVLHADACEIHTDVDGVYTTDPRQLPEARQMSRIGYDEMLELASLGAGVMHNRSIEFAKKYGVPIHVRSSFSDTRGTLIVSESESPSAPVSGAAMTRDEARITVQGVPDNPGTSYELFKLLADVKITVDMIVQNVGEQNRADISFTVPKEELKRAAETVRFAVTRIGATGFTSDDEVSKISVVGNGMSRQTGVAQKMFRAIADAGINIQMITTSEIKISVLVARASAQAALRAVHQSFELYRKPADAADWSELPTRKSKEADIQSLVADLHAVDMEQLSLSEISLSEDQARITLSGVPDSPGLAAEVFEAVASKGIFVDMIVQSYDGYQGQTGISFTVPRAQYAECSKLFGTLSQKFEVRQVSGSEEIAKLSVSGIGLRSHTGVAIGMFEVLAEAGINVEMINTSELRVNVVVEGAQGERALKCLQAKFAANLI from the coding sequence ATGTCGTTGGTGGTTCAAAAGTTTGGCGGTACCAGTGTTGCCGATCCAGAGAAAATTCTATCGGCAGCCCGCAAGGCCATTCGAGCACAGCAGGCAGGCAAACAGGTCGTCGTGGTGGTCAGCGCCATGGGACACAATACGGACTTGCTCATCGATTTGGCTGGGCAGATCAATGAAGCCCCGCCTGCCCGTGAAATGGACATGCTCCTCTCTACGGGGGAACAAGTCAGCGTGGCACTGATGGCGATGGCCGTGCATTCTCTGGGCTACAAAGCGGTCAGTATGACGGGCGCTCAAATGGGCATTCAGACCGATAGCTCTTTTACCAAAGCGCGCATTCGCAACATCTCCCCTGAGAGAATCCAAAAGCTGCTCAATGATGGCAACATCGTGATCGCCGCCGGATTCCAAGGGATCGACGATGACTTCAATATCACCACGCTAGGACGTGGCGGAAGCGACACCACGGCGGTCGCACTCGCCGCAGTCCTGCATGCGGACGCTTGCGAAATTCACACCGACGTCGACGGGGTCTACACCACCGACCCTCGCCAGTTGCCAGAAGCGCGGCAGATGAGCCGTATTGGTTATGACGAGATGCTTGAATTGGCCAGTCTCGGCGCCGGTGTCATGCACAATCGCTCAATTGAATTTGCCAAGAAGTATGGTGTCCCCATTCATGTACGAAGTAGCTTTAGCGACACGCGTGGAACGCTGATCGTCAGTGAAAGCGAATCCCCTTCGGCTCCCGTCAGCGGAGCGGCGATGACCCGCGACGAAGCTCGCATTACCGTTCAGGGCGTACCAGACAATCCTGGCACCAGTTACGAATTGTTCAAGCTCCTGGCTGATGTAAAAATCACAGTCGACATGATCGTCCAGAATGTTGGAGAACAGAATCGCGCCGATATCTCCTTTACTGTCCCCAAGGAAGAACTCAAGCGGGCCGCCGAGACCGTCAGGTTTGCGGTCACAAGAATCGGAGCCACGGGATTTACAAGTGATGATGAAGTTTCGAAGATTTCCGTAGTCGGAAACGGAATGTCGCGACAAACCGGCGTGGCTCAAAAAATGTTTCGTGCGATCGCCGATGCTGGTATCAATATTCAAATGATCACCACCAGTGAAATCAAGATCTCAGTGCTGGTTGCTAGAGCCTCAGCTCAAGCCGCTTTGCGGGCAGTGCACCAAAGTTTCGAACTCTATCGCAAACCTGCTGATGCCGCAGATTGGAGCGAGCTCCCGACCCGCAAATCGAAAGAGGCAGATATTCAGTCGCTGGTTGCCGACTTGCATGCGGTGGATATGGAGCAGTTGTCTCTGAGCGAAATCTCTCTGTCAGAAGATCAAGCTCGCATTACCTTGTCAGGAGTTCCAGATTCCCCCGGATTGGCGGCTGAAGTTTTCGAGGCCGTGGCTTCGAAAGGAATTTTTGTCGATATGATCGTACAAAGCTATGACGGCTATCAGGGGCAAACCGGCATCAGCTTCACCGTGCCACGCGCTCAGTACGCAGAGTGCAGTAAGCTGTTTGGCACATTAAGTCAGAAATTTGAAGTGCGGCAGGTAAGTGGCAGTGAAGAAATCGCCAAACTTTCGGTTAGTGGTATTGGACTGCGCAGTCACACAGGTGTCGCCATTGGTATGTTCGAAGTGCTTGCAGAAGCGGGCATCAACGTGGAGATGATCAACACGAGCGAATTGCGAGTGAACGTCGTCGTAGAGGGGGCGCAAGGCGAACGAGCCCTGAAGTGCTTGCAGGCTAAATTTGCGGCCAATTTGATTTAA
- a CDS encoding cofactor-independent phosphoglycerate mutase: MKYAIVIPDGCSDFPLEELQGKTPLDAAHIPNMDRVASEGQVAATDNTPAGFPAGSEVANMTLFGYDPHQYFSGRAPIEAAAQGIELGEHDWAVRCNLVTIVDQVMQDFTADHISTEEATALLQAMSAAVSDPTLEFVPGVSYRNLLLYRGSADRKPPFSEDTRTTAPHDLTDLSVADNYPRGPGSDLLTNLMERSITVLADHPVNQARVSSGHKPATNVWLWGQGRTPLLPSFHERFGLNGAMITAVDLLRGLAALIGWDRIEVAGATGYLDTNYAGKGQAAVEALDKYDIVCVHVEATDEASHEGRFDEKIKALEAIDRSVVGPVHEKLKTFPEYRLLVLPDHPTPCSTKKHSHGMVPLAVCGHDIKASGTSSYSETSAAASGIAFPNGWEMMDAFIRGQFS; this comes from the coding sequence ATGAAGTACGCAATTGTCATCCCGGATGGATGTTCAGACTTTCCGCTCGAGGAGCTCCAGGGCAAAACCCCGCTAGATGCAGCTCACATTCCCAACATGGACCGCGTGGCGTCTGAGGGCCAGGTCGCGGCAACCGACAACACCCCGGCCGGTTTCCCGGCGGGCAGCGAAGTCGCCAACATGACCCTCTTCGGCTACGACCCGCACCAGTATTTTTCGGGACGGGCTCCCATCGAAGCGGCCGCTCAAGGCATCGAACTGGGGGAGCACGACTGGGCCGTCCGCTGCAATCTGGTCACGATCGTTGACCAAGTCATGCAGGACTTCACCGCCGACCACATCTCAACGGAAGAGGCCACCGCTTTATTGCAAGCGATGTCGGCTGCGGTCAGCGACCCGACGCTCGAGTTCGTGCCGGGAGTCAGTTACCGCAATCTGCTGCTCTATCGCGGCTCGGCCGATCGCAAGCCCCCGTTCAGCGAGGACACGCGGACGACCGCTCCCCACGACCTGACGGATCTTTCGGTCGCAGACAACTACCCCAGAGGCCCCGGGAGTGACCTGTTGACCAACCTCATGGAACGCAGCATCACGGTCCTAGCGGACCATCCCGTGAACCAAGCCAGAGTGAGCTCTGGGCACAAGCCAGCCACGAACGTTTGGTTGTGGGGACAAGGACGCACGCCGCTGCTCCCTAGTTTTCACGAGCGTTTCGGTCTCAATGGAGCGATGATTACCGCAGTCGACTTGCTGCGTGGGTTGGCTGCATTGATCGGCTGGGATCGTATTGAAGTCGCGGGCGCCACGGGGTATTTGGATACCAACTATGCCGGTAAGGGGCAGGCCGCCGTGGAAGCGTTGGACAAATACGATATTGTCTGCGTCCATGTGGAAGCAACCGACGAGGCGTCCCACGAAGGTCGATTTGACGAGAAGATCAAAGCCTTGGAAGCGATTGACCGCTCCGTCGTGGGACCTGTGCATGAGAAACTCAAGACGTTTCCAGAGTATCGACTGCTAGTGCTTCCCGATCACCCGACTCCATGTAGCACCAAGAAGCACAGTCACGGCATGGTGCCTTTGGCTGTCTGCGGGCACGACATTAAAGCCTCGGGAACGTCCAGTTACAGTGAAACATCCGCAGCCGCATCGGGAATTGCTTTTCCCAACGGTTGGGAGATGATGGACGCCTTTATCCGCGGGCAGTTTTCTTAG